Part of the Plasmodium knowlesi strain H genome assembly, chromosome: 11 genome is shown below.
tagaaaaaaaatttaaggggaaaaaaaaaaaagatttttaatgggagaaaaaaacagaagaaggtttaaagaggaaaaaaagtaagaagaaTGGTTATTACTCTTCTTTCTaacaaaggagaagaaggaaagaagagaaaagaaaaggaatagaaagaggaacgaaggaaaggaaaaggaaaaaaaaaaataaagacaaggaaagagaaggaaagaaagaaaaataaagaagagctttgaaggaaggaaagatgaagagaagaatgaaagaaaatacaaaaaaaactACAGATAACCTAATTCTACATTTCAGAtggggatatttttgtttcaagGAAGGGTAGTATTCTGTAAAAGAATGtacctcctcttccttcttttagaCGCCATGCCaccccccttcccctttctccaGAATATTAACGATCTCCTTTTATACAGAGGAGCACCGTCCGACGTAGAGGAATAGGTAAACGATTCCACGGGGAAAGGGGACGGGCGAGAAAATGGacgaggggaaggaaatgtaATATATGACACCCTACTTTCctgatatatattttttcataaaaaggaacgaaatcaTATTTCAGTTGTCTAGTCAATGAATGCGTAAAATGGCGCCGTCGACGGCGAAGGCGAAGAACCACGTCGACGAAGAAAGTatgctacatatatatgttatattatattttaggACATtctaaaagaaaaaaattgtttttgatttcattattttcaattcatatttttcttttttttttctttctgcaGATAGATTAACAAGAGGATTAACTAAACTTTCCACTGCATTCACTACAGACCTACAGAACTTTCAGGAACTCCGTTCAAAATGTACAAAGGCAGTAGAAGGAATAACTTCCAATACCGCCTATAAAACACATCAAAATGTTTTATGTGATTATATAACTTCTGCTGTTAGAGGTACTTACGGGAATAGTCGACGAAAGGGTCAAGGCTCTTCCGAGGTTTGGAGTGGATTAGATCGTAAGAATCGTTGTTATATGTTACGAATATgtatgaaatatttaatgTATCATTATTGTATATCGGAGGATGATGTTAAGACGGTTTTAAATGCAATGGAATCGCAAGTTAAGACATGGAATGTGGGAGGGGATGGAAGTccagaggaaaaggaaaagaatagaGGGGCTTTTGGTAGGTGTATATCAAAATCTTTGGTTAAAAGtccaaaggggggaaatgactTAAAGTGTAaagtaattaaaataattaaggaTAGTGATAGAGGTAAGCCGGAACAATTAGAAAAGATTAAACCCTCAGGGGGAGGAAGTGGAACTTGCCCTATGAATTATGACAATGGTTGTAATAACGGTAACGCCGTCACCGGCGTCCCCGCCGTCGATGTCGACAGCGAAGAAAGCGAAGACGATGACgaagatgatgaggatgacgacGTCGACACGAtaaccacaacaacaacaacgacAACATCATCGATACAAACACCATCCCTTCCAGGAGcgaatgggaagaaagggaaccttccctttccttccctatcttcttttccttttgactCGATTCATCCTTATCTTCCTCTAGTTCCTCCTGTCCTTGGAATTATGACCATAACTTAtttcctttggaaggtaatataaaaaaaaacgaaaagaaaaggtgaaTTAAGTACTCCGCGCGCAGTATtcggatttcgcatttttagggggtgatgtgtaagatttcgcatttagttttgcgggatttaattttttacaggtgtatatgtgtaggatttcgcatttctaggttgcgggatttaatattttacggtgtacatttctaagatttcgtatttaggttgcgggatttataatattttacggtgtatatgtgtaagatttcgcatttaggttgcgcgatttaatattttagaggtgtatatgtgtaatatttcgcatttttaggttgcgagatttataatattttacggtgtatatgtgtaagatttcgtatttttcggttgcgggatttataatattttacggtgtatatgtgtaagatttcgcatttttttggTGTACACTTGAGGGTGtatggtttaggttttaggttggaaggtttatttctttttttttttaaagataaaataaaaaacaagaaaaaaaagaaaagaaaaaaaaagagaaaaaaaaaaaaaaaaaaaaaaaaaggaaacaagaaaaaatatagcactCTATaatcttcttagcaaaaagattctcccccttttttttttttctttttgtagtattttgggcAACTGGGTAAAATAAGACGTTTCAGAAGAGCTCCTTCAAgaattcctggtccatcgGTACAGGAACAgctcctcgatcatgtgcagaaagatagttcacatgaatatcgattggtgaaggaacgaaaacctcgttctgttCCAACGAGAGaaaaacgttctggtcgcgtgaatcgtcgaacgattattgaaattcattttgaagtgttagacgaatgtcaaaaaggggactcACAATTGGctcagaaggattttctagaacttttggttcgtgagttcatgggatccgaattaagggaagaagaacaggttcttaaggaagaagttcttatggaaagtgttccaaTTTTAGGTTCCTGGTTACTGGTTTAaagttcagtgtttagggttcactgttcagggttcacagttcagagtttaggttttagggtttagggttcatggttgagggttcacggtttagggtttacggtttagggtataCCCCaacaaaatttattcatcccATATGTGTAACGTTAAGAAGGtgcggaaagaaaaaattcaaccctTATGTaatgcgaaataaaaaatctcgcattgtaaaaaattatatcatgaattttttttttttttttttttgtgtgtgtatataattttttagcatgaataTCATCACACTTGTGTAATTGTTTTAGGAACATCTTATAATGATTATGGTATAGACATGGTTTTTATGATTATTTggaaccattatattttttttttttacacgaaaaatattatgaatacaatatacaatttttttttttttctcattatttggtttttttttttctttttttattttattttattttattttttttaaagttctaattatatgaatgttttagcgttcttccacattttttttgcgcggaaatcgtaatatagtgttAGCGCGCGGATGTTccatacaatttttttacgagaacaatatataacacctattggaAGCAACTTTACACAAGAGtgccaacaaaaaaaaaaaaagaaaaaaaatatttttcgcaagcgtaataagaaaaaagaaaaaaaaaaaaatttttcgcaagcggaaagaaaaaaaagaatgtttgttcttaaaaaaaaaagaggaatgtttttttttttttttttcttttctatgaacaaaaggtgttctttcaccaaagaaaaaaaaaaagaaaaattttttgcaaacaaaataagaataaaatttggaagaatgaatatatatttttttcttttttttctttcaagaaaatataaaaaggaaaaaaaaaaaaaataaaaaggacaaaaaggggtatgaaaccaatatccttcatcttaaacaataaaccctaaactgtaaactctaaaccctgaatcctaaacgctgaaaccataaaatctaaaccgtcaaccctaaaacctaaaacctgaaccgtgaacctgagaccataaacccttAACCGTGAACACTaaccccctaaacctaaaccataaacccggaacctaaacttggaacacgttccattggaacaagttccaaaggaacaccttccataagaactccttccttaggaacctgttcttcttccataaattccgatcccatgaattcttggaccaaaagttccagaaaatccttttggttcaattgtgtgtcccctttttgacattcatccaacacttcaaaatgaatttcaataatcgtgcggcgattcgcgcgaccag
Proteins encoded:
- a CDS encoding SICAvar, type II gives rise to the protein MRKMAPSTAKAKNHVDEENRLTRGLTKLSTAFTTDLQNFQELRSKCTKAVEGITSNTAYKTHQNVLCDYITSAVRGTYGNSRRKGQGSSEVWSGLDRKNRCYMLRICMKYLMYHYCISEDDVKTVLNAMESQVKTWNVGGDGSPEEKEKNRGAFGRCISKSLVKSPKGGNDLKCKVIKIIKDSDRGKPEQLEKIKPSGGGSGTCPMNYDNGCNNGNAVTGVPAVDVDSEESEDDDEDDEDDDVDTITTTTTTTTSSIQTPSLPGANGKKGNLPFPSLSSFPFDSIHPYLPLVPPVLGIMTITYFLWKYFGQLGKIRRFRRAPSRIPGPSVQEQLLDHVQKDSSHEYRLVKERKPRSVPTREKRSGRVNRRTIIEIHFEVLDECQKGDSQLAQKDFLELLVREFMGSELREEEQVLKEEVLMESVPILGSWLLV